Proteins from one Mycolicibacter virginiensis genomic window:
- a CDS encoding DUF5078 domain-containing protein codes for MRTHRSILRGIVVTAAAAGAAVAAVLLPATASADATDDFPIPRRVIRTDCSAEQMLAASRDLSPIYYERYMIDMHNKPVQVQQATIDKMHWFFSLNPDQRRAYSEELATNFADPLTVSWPNHAKIFFNNKGVVAKSTEACSQYPRDDMSVWDWAPKP; via the coding sequence ATGCGTACGCACCGCTCGATTCTGCGGGGCATCGTCGTGACCGCTGCCGCCGCCGGCGCAGCCGTGGCCGCGGTGCTGTTGCCCGCCACCGCCTCCGCCGACGCGACCGACGACTTCCCGATCCCGCGTCGCGTGATTCGCACCGACTGCAGCGCCGAGCAGATGCTGGCCGCCAGCCGCGATCTGTCGCCGATCTACTACGAGCGCTACATGATCGACATGCACAACAAGCCGGTCCAGGTGCAGCAGGCCACCATCGACAAGATGCACTGGTTCTTCTCGCTGAACCCCGATCAGCGCCGGGCCTACTCCGAGGAGTTGGCAACCAATTTCGCCGACCCGCTGACGGTGTCGTGGCCCAACCACGCCAAGATCTTCTTCAACAACAAGGGCGTCGTCGCCAAGTCGACCGAGGCCTGCAGTCAGTACCCGCGCGACGACATGTCGGTGTGGGACTGGGCCCCCAAGCCGTAA
- a CDS encoding RND family transporter: MSQPGTHGAGVQPQRPFIARTIRRFAIPIILAWLALIAVLVATVPPLEEVGKQNAVSASPKDAPSMQAMTEMGRVFQESDSDSTAMVVLESDHELGDAEHEYYAEVVEKLKADTAHVQHVQDFWGDPMTAVGAQSPDGRATYVQLNLVGNIGQAAANDSVESVRQIVDSVQAPPGLTVYVTGTAALAKDMNHAGDKSMFKMMVVTILVILTMLLLVYRSIITVVLLLGMVYMELNAASGVVAFMGHHHWVGLTTFAVNLLVSLAIAAGTDYAIFLIGRYHEARQAGEDRESAYYTAFEGVAHVILGSGLTIAGAVFCLHFTRMPYFVTLGIPCAVGMLISVIAALTLGPAIITVGSRFGLFDPKRATSTRGWRRVATVIVRWPGPVLVASLAVAAVGLLTLPGYQPAYDDRKYIPTDIPANEGFAAADRHFSQSRMMPEILLIESDHDMRNPSDFLIIDKLAKSVFKVVGISRVQAITRPQGTPLEHTSIPFQISMQNAGQLQTMQFQKKRMDDMLTQAEAMEQTIATMRQMLGYMTQLANTTHEMVVDMDDLQGQIYEIRDHIADFEDFWRPIRNYFYWEPHCYDIPICFSLRSAFDMVDSVDPMSESMDKMIAHMADMDALMPQMLTTFPPMIDTMETMRTMMLTMHSTMSGIFDQMDEMSDNATAMGKAFDESKNDDSFYLPPEVFENPDFKRAMKMFISPDGKAVRMMISHRGNPATAEGISHIDKIRVAAEEALKGTPLEDAKIYLGGTASLFKDMHDGSNYDLLIAGIASLCLIFIIMLLITRALIAALVIVGTVALSLGASFGLSVLFWQYLIGMQLHWLVLVMSVIILLAVGSDYNLLLVARFKEEIHAGLHTGIIRAMGGTGKVVTSAGLVFAFTMTSMAVSDLRIIGQIGTTIGLGLMFDTLIVRAFMTPSIAALLGRWFWWPINVLPHVGGKAARHREAAALARRDDTEELAHNR; this comes from the coding sequence ATGAGCCAGCCCGGCACCCACGGCGCCGGCGTCCAACCGCAGCGACCGTTCATCGCGCGGACCATCCGCCGGTTCGCCATACCGATCATCCTGGCGTGGTTGGCGCTGATCGCGGTACTCGTCGCCACCGTCCCGCCACTGGAGGAGGTCGGCAAGCAGAACGCCGTTTCGGCGAGTCCTAAAGACGCCCCGTCCATGCAGGCCATGACCGAGATGGGCAGGGTCTTCCAGGAGTCGGACTCCGACAGCACCGCGATGGTCGTGCTGGAGTCCGACCACGAGCTGGGCGATGCCGAGCACGAGTACTACGCCGAAGTGGTCGAGAAGCTCAAGGCCGACACCGCACACGTTCAGCACGTGCAGGACTTCTGGGGTGACCCGATGACTGCCGTGGGCGCCCAAAGCCCCGACGGCCGAGCGACGTACGTGCAACTGAACCTGGTCGGCAACATCGGCCAGGCGGCGGCGAACGACTCCGTCGAATCCGTTCGCCAGATCGTGGACTCGGTCCAGGCCCCGCCCGGGCTGACGGTCTACGTGACCGGCACCGCGGCGCTGGCCAAGGACATGAACCACGCCGGCGACAAGTCGATGTTCAAGATGATGGTGGTCACCATCCTGGTGATCCTGACCATGCTGTTGCTCGTCTACCGGTCGATCATCACGGTGGTGCTGCTGCTGGGCATGGTCTACATGGAGCTCAACGCCGCCAGCGGCGTGGTGGCGTTCATGGGCCACCACCACTGGGTCGGGTTGACCACGTTCGCCGTCAACCTGCTGGTCTCGCTGGCGATCGCCGCCGGCACCGACTACGCGATCTTCCTGATCGGCCGTTACCACGAGGCGCGCCAAGCCGGCGAAGACCGGGAATCGGCGTACTACACGGCTTTTGAAGGCGTCGCGCACGTCATCCTGGGCTCGGGCCTGACCATCGCCGGAGCGGTGTTCTGCCTGCACTTCACCCGGATGCCCTACTTCGTCACGCTGGGTATCCCGTGCGCGGTGGGCATGCTCATCTCGGTCATCGCAGCGTTGACGCTGGGCCCGGCGATCATCACGGTCGGTAGCCGGTTTGGCCTGTTCGACCCCAAGCGCGCGACGAGCACCCGCGGGTGGCGGCGGGTGGCGACGGTGATCGTCCGCTGGCCGGGCCCGGTTCTGGTCGCCTCCTTGGCAGTCGCGGCCGTCGGCCTACTGACGCTGCCGGGGTATCAGCCGGCCTACGACGACCGGAAGTACATTCCCACCGACATCCCCGCCAACGAGGGATTCGCCGCAGCAGACCGGCACTTCTCGCAGTCCCGGATGATGCCCGAGATACTGCTGATCGAGTCCGACCACGACATGCGCAACCCGTCGGACTTCCTGATCATCGACAAGCTGGCCAAGTCGGTGTTCAAAGTCGTCGGGATCTCCCGGGTTCAGGCGATCACCCGCCCGCAGGGCACCCCGCTGGAACACACCTCGATCCCGTTCCAGATCAGCATGCAGAACGCCGGCCAGCTGCAGACCATGCAGTTCCAGAAGAAGCGCATGGATGACATGCTCACCCAGGCCGAGGCCATGGAGCAGACCATCGCCACCATGCGCCAGATGCTGGGCTACATGACGCAATTGGCCAACACCACCCACGAGATGGTCGTCGACATGGATGACCTACAGGGCCAGATCTACGAGATCCGGGACCACATCGCCGATTTCGAAGACTTCTGGCGGCCGATCCGCAATTACTTCTACTGGGAACCGCACTGCTACGACATCCCGATCTGCTTCTCGCTGCGCTCGGCGTTCGACATGGTCGACAGCGTTGATCCGATGAGCGAGAGCATGGACAAGATGATCGCGCACATGGCTGACATGGACGCCCTGATGCCGCAGATGCTGACCACCTTCCCGCCGATGATCGACACCATGGAGACCATGCGGACCATGATGCTGACGATGCACAGCACCATGTCCGGGATCTTCGATCAGATGGACGAGATGAGCGACAACGCCACCGCGATGGGTAAGGCGTTCGACGAATCCAAGAACGACGATTCGTTCTACCTGCCGCCGGAGGTGTTCGAAAACCCGGACTTCAAGCGGGCCATGAAAATGTTCATCTCCCCGGATGGCAAGGCCGTCCGAATGATGATCTCGCACCGGGGCAATCCGGCTACGGCCGAAGGCATTTCGCACATCGACAAGATCCGTGTCGCGGCCGAGGAAGCGCTCAAGGGCACGCCGCTCGAAGACGCCAAGATCTATCTCGGCGGGACGGCGTCGCTGTTCAAGGACATGCACGACGGTTCCAACTACGACCTGCTGATCGCCGGAATCGCCTCGCTGTGCCTGATTTTCATCATCATGTTGCTGATCACCCGCGCCCTGATCGCGGCGTTGGTGATCGTCGGCACCGTGGCGTTGTCGCTGGGTGCGTCGTTCGGGCTGTCGGTGCTGTTCTGGCAGTACCTCATCGGCATGCAGTTGCACTGGCTGGTGCTGGTGATGTCGGTCATCATCCTGCTGGCGGTGGGCTCCGACTACAACCTGCTATTGGTGGCCCGGTTCAAAGAGGAGATCCACGCCGGCCTACATACCGGCATCATCCGCGCGATGGGCGGCACCGGGAAGGTGGTGACGTCGGCCGGGCTGGTGTTCGCCTTCACCATGACGTCGATGGCGGTCAGTGACCTGCGCATCATCGGACAGATCGGCACCACTATCGGATTGGGGCTGATGTTCGACACGTTGATCGTGCGGGCATTCATGACGCCGTCGATCGCGGCGCTGCTGGGGCGCTGGTTCTGGTGGCCGATCAACGTGCTGCCGCACGTCGGCGGGAAAGCCGCCCGGCATCGAGAAGCTGCCGCCCTCGCGCGCAGGGATGACACCGAGGAGCTGGCCCACAACCGGTAG
- a CDS encoding MmpS family protein, with amino-acid sequence MSRVWIPLVILAVVCVAAFAVTRIHGLFGSEKRPSYSDGQNDETKPFNPKRLTYEIFGPPGTVADISYFDVNSEPQRVSDATLPWHLEIVTTLPAVVGSIMAQGNSNSIGCRIAVDGEVKAERISNEVNAYTFCLLKAA; translated from the coding sequence CTGAGCCGGGTGTGGATACCCCTGGTGATCTTGGCGGTGGTCTGTGTCGCCGCATTCGCCGTGACGCGCATCCACGGCCTGTTCGGCTCCGAGAAGCGCCCCTCGTATTCCGACGGCCAGAACGACGAAACCAAGCCGTTCAACCCCAAGCGGTTGACCTACGAAATCTTCGGCCCGCCAGGAACGGTGGCCGACATCAGCTACTTCGACGTCAACTCCGAACCGCAGCGTGTCTCCGACGCCACTCTGCCGTGGCACCTCGAAATCGTCACCACCCTTCCCGCGGTAGTGGGAAGCATCATGGCCCAAGGCAATAGCAACAGCATCGGCTGTCGCATCGCGGTGGACGGAGAAGTGAAGGCGGAACGGATCTCCAACGAGGTCAACGCCTACACCTTCTGCCTGTTGAAGGCGGCATGA
- a CDS encoding TetR family transcriptional regulator — protein MRYPRAVRQATFKRARSDANKRQRAEALMEAARSVAIEAGVASVTLTAVASRAGVHHSAVRRYFSSHKEVLLRLAAESWESWSDTVCTALQQSETMSPDRVAATLASGLAADPLFCDMLANLHLHLDHEVDAERVIEIRRKITAAGLTMADALLQALPRLGKQGAFDLLLASYSLAAPLWQVAHPPTKLADAYAAERQVPPEWNLDFTTALTRLLTATCVGLLASPN, from the coding sequence GTGCGTTATCCTCGCGCTGTGCGCCAGGCGACCTTCAAACGCGCCCGCAGCGACGCGAACAAGCGTCAGCGGGCTGAAGCGTTGATGGAGGCCGCCCGCTCGGTGGCAATCGAGGCCGGCGTGGCATCGGTGACCCTGACCGCTGTGGCCAGCAGGGCCGGGGTGCACCACTCCGCGGTTCGGCGCTACTTCAGCTCGCACAAAGAGGTGCTGCTACGACTGGCCGCCGAAAGCTGGGAAAGCTGGTCGGACACCGTCTGCACCGCACTGCAACAGTCCGAAACGATGTCGCCGGATCGGGTGGCCGCCACCCTGGCCAGCGGATTGGCAGCCGATCCGTTGTTCTGCGACATGCTGGCCAACTTGCATCTGCACCTCGACCATGAGGTAGACGCCGAGCGGGTGATCGAGATCCGGCGAAAGATCACCGCGGCGGGGCTGACCATGGCCGACGCCCTCCTGCAGGCACTCCCCCGACTGGGCAAGCAAGGTGCCTTCGACCTGTTGTTGGCGTCGTATTCGCTGGCAGCGCCGTTGTGGCAGGTTGCGCACCCTCCGACGAAACTGGCCGACGCTTATGCCGCCGAGCGGCAGGTACCACCGGAGTGGAACTTGGACTTCACCACTGCGTTGACCCGGCTGCTCACCGCCACCTGCGTCGGGCTGCTGGCGTCGCCCAACTGA